A stretch of the Arthrobacter sp. PAMC 25486 genome encodes the following:
- a CDS encoding glycoside hydrolase family 2 TIM barrel-domain containing protein, which yields MTAPNLNFAANPYRDILDLENPGPGHGSIRPRAHVASGLPTLSLNGDWRFNFAPSLAEAPEGVETEAFDDATWGTLPVPSNWNFHGHGAPAYTNVQFPFPLDPPFVPDANPVGDHRLRFEAGPDFLQGAVLRFDGIENAGTVWLNGTLLGTTRGSKLPHEFDVSAVLRTGENLLVVRVSQFSAASYLEDQDAWWLPGIFRDVTLLAQPAHAVRDVFVHAGFTPGGHGTLRVELDPPVEGAIATISALGFRSGLEAAHGEVLDVGPVQPWSAETPALYELTITTPVQTLTLKVGFRTITVEDAQIKINGVPVLFRGVNRHEHNPDLGRAVPQEQVLAELHLMKAHNINAIRTAHYAPHPFLLHAADKLGFYVIDECDYETHGFEDGDPAHERWAGNPSAEPQYRAAMLDRMERMVERDKNHPSIIMWSLGNEAGTGQNLEAMARWTKQRDPERLVHYESDWACAYVDVYSRMYLYPADVELIGRQEEEPLPDAGQDAHRRNLPFILCEYAHAMGNGPGGLQEYQDLFDAYPRLQGGFVWEWIEHGIRQHTPDGEAYFAYGGDFGETVHDGNFVIDGLVSADLEPRPGLLDFKKVIEPVVMVIAEDWSTLKIHNKYDFLDTAHLAFTWHIEGPGGRHSEGTLQVPVTAAGDRSAVGLPAEITAERRQQRVLSISAVLAADEPWAPAGHEIAWTQQGDPAAPLPAVNPVEQVQRDGGVLRLGPATFDLATGELGSFKGVPVNGPRLTLWRSPTDNDGGKERSLPGNPRDADTWMAAGLPLLEGRLASMTDDGGRLRVRVRYGVPVARTHVDVEYVWTSDGTRLELVAQVEPGPGWGRNWARVGFDFELPGEFSQTSWTGFGPGQKYPDTGMAAKLGWFSASIQELQVPYVRPQENGARAGVSRLELGAPGSGAAIAFRSDSMAFTLRPWSQSVLTAAKHTPDLMADGISYLTLDAAANGIGTASCGPGVLPPYVLTPAALSFRVVLQ from the coding sequence GTGACTGCCCCCAACCTCAATTTTGCTGCCAACCCTTACCGGGACATCCTGGACTTGGAAAACCCGGGTCCCGGCCATGGCAGCATCCGACCCCGTGCGCATGTGGCGAGCGGATTGCCTACGCTCTCCCTCAACGGGGACTGGCGGTTCAATTTCGCACCGTCCCTGGCAGAGGCCCCAGAGGGTGTTGAGACGGAAGCGTTCGACGACGCGACTTGGGGAACGCTTCCCGTCCCGTCGAACTGGAACTTCCATGGGCACGGCGCCCCGGCCTACACCAATGTGCAGTTTCCGTTCCCGCTGGATCCGCCGTTTGTGCCCGACGCCAATCCGGTGGGGGACCACCGGCTGCGTTTCGAGGCCGGCCCGGACTTTCTCCAAGGTGCCGTCCTGCGCTTCGATGGGATCGAGAATGCGGGCACGGTCTGGCTCAACGGCACCCTGCTGGGAACAACACGCGGCTCCAAGCTGCCACACGAGTTCGACGTCTCGGCTGTTCTGCGCACGGGCGAAAATCTCTTGGTGGTGCGAGTGTCACAGTTCTCCGCCGCCAGCTATTTGGAAGATCAGGATGCGTGGTGGCTGCCGGGCATTTTCCGCGATGTGACGCTGTTGGCCCAACCTGCCCATGCCGTGCGCGATGTGTTTGTGCACGCCGGATTCACACCGGGCGGACATGGCACCTTGCGTGTGGAATTGGACCCGCCGGTAGAGGGGGCCATCGCAACGATTAGCGCCTTGGGCTTTCGCAGCGGGTTGGAAGCGGCGCACGGAGAAGTGCTGGATGTGGGGCCGGTGCAGCCCTGGAGCGCCGAGACTCCTGCACTGTATGAACTCACCATCACCACACCGGTACAAACCTTGACCCTAAAGGTTGGCTTCCGGACCATCACTGTGGAAGACGCACAGATCAAGATCAATGGTGTGCCGGTGCTGTTCCGCGGAGTCAACCGGCATGAGCACAACCCTGACCTGGGCCGCGCGGTGCCGCAGGAACAAGTGCTGGCGGAGCTGCACCTGATGAAAGCCCACAACATCAACGCCATCCGCACCGCGCATTACGCCCCGCACCCGTTCCTGCTCCACGCCGCCGATAAGCTCGGCTTCTACGTCATTGACGAGTGCGACTACGAAACCCACGGCTTTGAAGACGGCGACCCGGCCCACGAACGCTGGGCCGGCAACCCCAGTGCGGAGCCGCAGTACCGGGCGGCCATGCTGGACCGCATGGAACGCATGGTGGAGCGGGACAAGAACCATCCCAGCATCATCATGTGGTCGCTGGGCAATGAAGCCGGCACAGGCCAGAACCTGGAAGCCATGGCCCGCTGGACCAAGCAGCGGGACCCGGAACGGCTGGTTCACTACGAAAGCGACTGGGCATGCGCCTACGTGGACGTGTATTCACGCATGTACCTCTACCCGGCCGATGTGGAGCTGATTGGCCGGCAGGAGGAGGAACCCCTGCCGGACGCCGGCCAGGACGCGCACCGCCGCAACCTGCCGTTCATCCTGTGCGAATACGCCCATGCCATGGGCAACGGCCCCGGCGGCCTGCAAGAGTACCAGGACCTCTTCGATGCGTATCCGCGGTTGCAGGGCGGCTTTGTCTGGGAATGGATTGAGCACGGCATCCGCCAGCACACCCCGGACGGCGAGGCGTACTTTGCCTACGGTGGCGACTTTGGCGAGACGGTCCACGACGGAAACTTCGTCATCGACGGACTGGTCTCCGCGGACCTGGAACCACGCCCGGGACTGCTCGATTTCAAGAAGGTCATCGAACCGGTGGTCATGGTGATTGCGGAGGACTGGTCCACTCTGAAAATCCACAACAAGTACGACTTTTTGGATACGGCCCACCTCGCTTTCACCTGGCACATTGAGGGCCCCGGCGGCCGTCACTCGGAGGGAACACTTCAGGTGCCGGTGACGGCGGCCGGTGACCGGTCCGCCGTCGGGCTTCCCGCAGAAATCACGGCGGAACGCCGGCAACAGCGGGTGCTTTCCATCAGCGCCGTGCTCGCCGCGGATGAGCCGTGGGCACCGGCCGGGCACGAGATCGCGTGGACGCAGCAGGGTGACCCGGCCGCGCCGCTGCCCGCCGTCAACCCGGTGGAACAAGTGCAGCGCGACGGCGGTGTGCTGCGGCTTGGCCCGGCCACCTTTGACCTGGCCACGGGGGAACTTGGCAGTTTCAAGGGTGTCCCCGTCAACGGGCCGCGGCTGACGTTGTGGCGTTCGCCCACCGACAATGACGGCGGCAAGGAACGGAGCCTGCCGGGCAACCCGCGCGATGCCGACACCTGGATGGCTGCCGGGCTGCCGCTGCTTGAAGGGCGCCTGGCGTCCATGACGGACGACGGCGGGCGGCTGCGTGTGCGGGTGCGCTACGGTGTGCCGGTGGCCAGGACGCATGTTGATGTTGAATATGTGTGGACCAGCGACGGGACGCGGCTTGAATTGGTGGCGCAGGTGGAACCGGGTCCGGGATGGGGACGGAACTGGGCACGAGTTGGTTTCGACTTTGAGCTGCCCGGCGAGTTCTCCCAGACATCGTGGACAGGTTTTGGTCCGGGACAAAAATACCCGGACACGGGCATGGCTGCGAAGCTGGGCTGGTTCAGCGCTTCCATTCAGGAGCTGCAGGTGCCGTACGTGCGGCCGCAGGAAAATGGTGCCCGGGCCGGGGTTTCGAGGTTGGAGCTGGGTGCGCCCGGATCCGGTGCTGCCATCGCGTTCCGCAGCGACTCCATGGCATTCACGCTGCGGCCGTGGTCGCAATCGGTTTTGACGGCGGCCAAACACACGCCGGACTTGATGGCGGACGGGATCAGCTACTTGACCCTCGATGCTGCAGCCAACGGGATTGGCACAGCATCGTGCGGACCGGGAGTCCTTCCCCCCTACGTGCTAACGCCAGCGGCGCTAAGCTTCCGGGTCGTCCTGCAGTAG
- a CDS encoding family 20 glycosylhydrolase, with the protein MPATAFPQHDADAAPVVVPALQHWEPAPGTLALRDGFTVVWNDVALADTARTLMAEIAELAGLSGSAGGAVRSAAAPAFGAIRPVDTAGTAAGAIELVLDPALDLGAAPATAAGEGYVLEVGDGVVLKARTATGVYWATRSLLQMLLAPEGLARGTAVDWPNYPVRGFMLDVGRRFSRPEYLADLVRFMSWHKLNTFMVHLNDNEIAKDTGRNWSEAQSAFRLESENPALAGLVATDGSYSRAEWDTLEDLAARHHVTLVPEIDVPAHSRSLIAWRPELGLNGGDSDMLDLSKQETVELVKELFTEFVPWFRSPMVNFGADEYSKDHHSEYRDFFNVISAHLQDLGKAPVAWGSLTAMANGAPNPGEGFDRTPIICSWNNDWYSGRAATADGYKVINTNDVLLYIVPFADYYHGGPLDAEALFTSWEPHVFGEDQDLEPGHPQLLGAASALWNDLVLRDYDEHTMHAMIEPAFGVLAQKMWRGPVPGMDFEVFTQGAQTVSAWPGRTFVK; encoded by the coding sequence TTGCCTGCCACAGCATTTCCCCAGCACGACGCCGACGCCGCCCCCGTTGTGGTTCCCGCCCTTCAGCATTGGGAGCCGGCCCCCGGCACCCTGGCCCTGCGCGACGGTTTCACCGTGGTGTGGAATGACGTTGCGCTCGCCGACACGGCCCGCACCCTGATGGCCGAGATCGCCGAACTGGCCGGCCTGAGCGGTTCCGCCGGTGGGGCGGTCCGTTCCGCTGCGGCCCCCGCATTCGGTGCGATCCGCCCCGTCGACACCGCTGGCACAGCAGCCGGTGCGATCGAGCTGGTGCTGGACCCGGCACTCGACCTCGGCGCAGCCCCGGCCACGGCGGCAGGGGAGGGGTATGTGCTCGAGGTGGGGGACGGCGTCGTGCTTAAGGCGCGGACGGCAACCGGGGTGTATTGGGCCACCCGTTCGCTGCTGCAAATGCTGCTGGCACCGGAGGGCCTGGCGCGCGGCACGGCCGTGGACTGGCCCAACTATCCGGTGCGCGGCTTCATGCTCGATGTGGGGCGCCGCTTCTCCCGGCCGGAATACCTGGCGGACCTGGTCAGGTTCATGAGCTGGCACAAGCTGAACACGTTCATGGTGCACCTGAACGACAACGAGATTGCCAAGGACACCGGGCGCAACTGGTCCGAGGCGCAGAGTGCCTTCCGGCTGGAATCGGAAAACCCGGCCCTGGCCGGCCTGGTCGCCACCGATGGCAGCTACAGCCGTGCCGAATGGGACACGCTGGAGGACCTGGCAGCCCGGCACCACGTGACCTTGGTGCCGGAGATCGACGTGCCTGCGCACTCCCGCTCGCTCATCGCCTGGCGTCCGGAGCTGGGTTTGAACGGCGGAGACTCGGACATGCTGGATCTGTCCAAGCAGGAGACGGTTGAGCTGGTCAAAGAACTTTTCACAGAGTTTGTGCCGTGGTTCCGCAGCCCCATGGTGAACTTTGGGGCTGACGAATACAGCAAGGATCACCACTCGGAATACCGCGACTTCTTCAATGTCATCAGCGCCCACCTGCAGGACCTGGGCAAGGCGCCCGTGGCGTGGGGCAGCCTGACGGCCATGGCCAACGGGGCACCCAACCCAGGCGAAGGCTTTGACCGCACCCCCATCATTTGCTCGTGGAACAACGACTGGTACAGCGGACGGGCCGCCACCGCCGACGGCTACAAGGTGATCAACACCAACGACGTGCTCCTCTACATCGTGCCCTTCGCCGACTACTACCATGGCGGCCCGCTTGACGCCGAGGCTCTCTTCACCTCATGGGAGCCGCATGTCTTCGGCGAGGACCAGGACCTGGAACCGGGGCACCCGCAGTTGCTGGGCGCCGCCAGCGCATTGTGGAACGACCTGGTGCTGCGCGACTACGACGAGCACACCATGCACGCCATGATTGAACCCGCCTTTGGTGTCCTGGCACAGAAAATGTGGCGTGGCCCCGTGCCGGGCATGGATTTTGAGGTGTTTACCCAAGGCGCGCAGACCGTGTCGGCCTGGCCGGGCCGCACGTTCGTGAAGTGA
- a CDS encoding copper homeostasis protein CutC, which produces MTAAGAENSKGGAARDGAALEIVLQDAAGARAALAGGADRLELCTGLHVGGLTPSAGTVEAMLETGAGHQGLAGRRRGAGSDVWWSCADR; this is translated from the coding sequence GTGACGGCGGCAGGGGCGGAAAACTCAAAAGGCGGTGCAGCAAGGGACGGAGCGGCTCTGGAGATCGTCCTCCAGGATGCCGCGGGGGCACGTGCTGCACTGGCCGGAGGCGCGGACCGCCTGGAACTGTGCACAGGCCTGCACGTGGGCGGGCTGACGCCGTCGGCCGGCACGGTGGAAGCAATGCTGGAAACTGGCGCCGGACATCAGGGCCTTGCAGGCCGCCGGCGTGGGGCGGGTTCTGACGTCTGGTGGAGCTGCGCAGACCGTTGA
- a CDS encoding SDR family oxidoreductase, translating into MSVIAVTGATGYIGGRLVPVLLEQGHDVRVLTRRRNALRDVPWSKKVTIVVGDLADPQAVQDLCSGTEVLYYLAHSMGGTKDFGPVEERCARVLAAAAKAAGLQRLIYLSGLHPDGELSTHLTSRVKVGEILESSTVPTLTLQAGLIIGSGSASFEMIRHLTDVLPVMPAPRWVLNQVQPIAVRDALHYLNEAAALPPDLSGRFDIGGPEAHSYAELMRLYADAAGIRRPKILPLPVLTPWLAAQWVNLVTPIPRSLAVPLVESLQHDCVMRNHDIDAVIARPANGLTGYLRAVELALAKMRDDTVETTWVSAHALESPADPLPSDPQWAGHTVFTDVRERDTRARPDSVFKVIQGIGGETGYYSLPGAWALRGIMDKLVGGVGLRRGRRSRESLALGDAVDWWRVEEIVPGQLLRLQAEMRAPGRAWLEFSVAPTGSGSRYTQRAVFFPHGVAGRLYWLAILPFHGRIFSSMSKRITTAAEDLERKQKNH; encoded by the coding sequence ATGAGTGTCATTGCCGTCACCGGAGCAACCGGTTATATCGGAGGACGCCTTGTCCCCGTCCTCCTGGAACAAGGCCACGACGTGCGGGTCCTGACCCGGCGACGAAATGCCTTGCGTGATGTGCCGTGGAGCAAGAAGGTCACCATTGTCGTCGGCGATCTGGCAGATCCACAAGCGGTCCAGGACCTGTGCTCAGGTACAGAAGTCCTTTACTATTTGGCGCATTCGATGGGTGGCACCAAAGACTTCGGGCCGGTCGAGGAACGGTGTGCGCGGGTGCTGGCAGCTGCTGCCAAGGCCGCGGGGCTGCAGCGCCTGATCTATTTATCCGGGCTGCATCCCGACGGCGAGCTGAGCACGCACCTTACTTCCAGGGTCAAGGTCGGCGAAATTCTCGAATCCAGTACCGTCCCCACCCTGACCTTGCAGGCTGGACTGATCATCGGCTCCGGTTCAGCCAGCTTCGAAATGATCCGCCACCTCACAGACGTCCTGCCAGTGATGCCGGCCCCCCGTTGGGTCTTGAACCAGGTGCAGCCCATCGCCGTGCGCGATGCCCTGCACTACCTCAATGAAGCCGCCGCGCTGCCACCAGATCTCTCGGGCCGCTTCGACATTGGCGGCCCGGAGGCTCACAGCTATGCGGAGCTGATGCGGCTCTACGCCGATGCTGCAGGAATTCGTCGGCCAAAGATCCTGCCCCTTCCGGTACTGACCCCTTGGTTGGCCGCTCAATGGGTCAACCTGGTCACCCCTATTCCGCGGTCCTTGGCGGTCCCCCTGGTCGAATCCCTCCAACACGATTGCGTGATGCGCAACCATGACATAGACGCTGTGATAGCCCGCCCTGCCAATGGACTGACAGGATACCTGCGTGCGGTGGAACTGGCATTGGCCAAGATGCGTGATGACACGGTGGAAACCACCTGGGTGAGCGCACACGCGCTGGAATCACCGGCAGACCCACTGCCCTCGGACCCGCAATGGGCTGGACACACCGTCTTCACCGATGTGCGGGAACGCGACACCCGAGCCCGCCCCGATAGTGTTTTTAAGGTCATTCAAGGAATAGGCGGGGAGACCGGATACTACTCACTGCCAGGCGCTTGGGCACTGCGGGGCATCATGGACAAGCTGGTGGGCGGGGTCGGGCTGCGCCGTGGCCGGCGCAGCCGCGAAAGCTTGGCTCTCGGGGACGCCGTCGACTGGTGGAGGGTTGAGGAAATAGTGCCCGGCCAACTTCTGCGACTGCAGGCAGAGATGCGCGCCCCAGGCCGGGCATGGCTCGAGTTTTCCGTTGCCCCCACTGGATCGGGAAGCCGTTACACGCAGCGCGCGGTCTTTTTCCCCCATGGGGTCGCCGGGCGCCTCTACTGGCTGGCCATCTTGCCGTTTCACGGCCGGATTTTCTCTTCCATGTCCAAACGCATCACCACAGCGGCTGAAGATTTGGAACGCAAGCAGAAGAACCATTGA
- a CDS encoding ATP-binding cassette domain-containing protein, producing MSPALLQIQDLVTEFPTRGWRNPPVRVLKGISLDVKPGETVGLVGESGSGKTTIGRAVLGLAPVTGGKVLFDGRDISDLKPAARRAVSKDIQVVFQDPYTSLNPAMTITDILSEPLVVQGMSGAKARARVAGLLERVQLPADAAARLPREFSGGQRQRVAIARALAMEPKLIVCDEPVSALDLSTQARVLDLFLEIQEQTGVAYLFISHDLAVVRHLSHRVCVLYRGEVVEFGEADQVTSEPRHDYTRRLLMASPIADPVRQRHRREERRALAAAAGS from the coding sequence GTGAGCCCTGCACTTTTGCAGATCCAAGATCTGGTCACCGAATTCCCCACCCGCGGCTGGCGCAATCCGCCGGTCCGGGTACTGAAAGGGATTTCCCTGGACGTCAAGCCGGGGGAGACAGTCGGCCTGGTGGGCGAGTCCGGCTCGGGCAAGACCACCATCGGCCGGGCCGTGCTGGGCCTGGCCCCGGTCACCGGCGGGAAAGTCTTGTTTGACGGCCGGGACATCTCGGACCTGAAGCCGGCCGCCCGCCGGGCGGTCAGCAAGGACATCCAAGTGGTTTTTCAGGACCCCTACACGTCCCTGAACCCGGCCATGACCATCACCGATATCCTCTCCGAACCCCTCGTGGTGCAGGGCATGAGCGGCGCCAAGGCCCGCGCCCGGGTGGCCGGCCTGCTTGAACGCGTCCAACTGCCTGCGGATGCGGCGGCCCGGCTGCCGCGCGAATTCTCCGGAGGCCAGCGCCAGCGCGTGGCCATTGCCCGGGCCCTGGCCATGGAACCCAAGCTCATTGTGTGCGACGAGCCCGTCTCGGCGCTGGACTTGAGCACCCAGGCCCGCGTGCTGGACCTGTTCCTGGAAATTCAGGAACAAACCGGAGTGGCATACCTGTTCATCTCCCACGATTTGGCCGTGGTGCGGCACCTGAGCCACCGGGTGTGCGTGCTCTACCGCGGGGAAGTCGTGGAGTTCGGCGAGGCCGACCAGGTCACGAGTGAACCGCGCCACGACTACACGAGGCGGCTGCTCATGGCATCGCCGATTGCCGACCCCGTGCGCCAGCGCCACCGCCGCGAGGAGCGCCGGGCCCTGGCCGCGGCCGCAGGGTCTTAG
- a CDS encoding tryptophan-rich sensory protein yields MTARISCAVAVLLATLGAFYGSGALGGTPIADAAGGRLGADSTLLAPGTGAFSIWSFIYTALLVYALWQLTATPGESQSQRTMRPWAAASAVINALWIGVVQLGWLGLSVVVILLLLAVLVRIFLLMIPGAESAPERWITALAFGPYLGWVSVAAVANIAAWLSSLGVGEGATWVTPLAAVLVVVAALIAAGTVHFSGGRIAAALAMAWGIAWIGVGRSDGGLESVPVSITAFCAAALVILYALVAAATRRMKFNRTLENAA; encoded by the coding sequence GTGACCGCCCGGATATCGTGTGCTGTCGCGGTCTTGCTGGCAACCCTGGGAGCCTTCTACGGCAGCGGAGCGCTGGGCGGCACCCCGATTGCCGACGCCGCAGGCGGTCGTCTCGGCGCTGACTCAACACTGCTGGCACCGGGAACCGGGGCCTTTTCCATCTGGAGCTTCATCTACACCGCGTTGCTGGTTTACGCGCTCTGGCAGTTAACCGCCACACCCGGCGAAAGCCAGTCCCAGCGAACGATGCGCCCCTGGGCTGCAGCCTCGGCGGTCATCAACGCGCTGTGGATCGGCGTGGTCCAGCTCGGCTGGCTTGGGCTCAGTGTTGTGGTGATTTTACTTTTGTTGGCGGTCCTGGTCAGGATCTTCCTGCTCATGATCCCCGGCGCGGAATCTGCGCCGGAGCGCTGGATCACAGCACTTGCTTTCGGCCCCTACCTCGGCTGGGTCAGTGTTGCTGCAGTGGCGAACATTGCAGCGTGGCTGTCCTCACTCGGTGTGGGAGAGGGCGCAACATGGGTTACCCCGCTGGCAGCAGTCCTGGTGGTTGTTGCAGCACTTATTGCCGCCGGTACAGTGCACTTCTCCGGAGGGCGCATAGCGGCCGCGCTGGCCATGGCGTGGGGCATCGCATGGATTGGTGTGGGTCGCAGCGATGGCGGGCTGGAATCGGTGCCAGTGTCGATCACGGCCTTCTGCGCCGCCGCCCTGGTGATTCTGTACGCGCTCGTGGCAGCTGCCACGCGCCGAATGAAGTTCAACCGCACATTGGAGAATGCCGCATGA
- a CDS encoding dipeptide/oligopeptide/nickel ABC transporter permease/ATP-binding protein, translating to MSPRSEQVTATPPATGKSDAARRQSLWLRIAGSPMAAISLAVLVLVVLAVIAAPLLTSFDPNSGDISKALLPPGSEHWLGTDSAGRDVFARIVYGGRTTLGGAALALAIAAAIGVTTGLFAGYFGGKLDATVDWVSNLLIALPNIMILLAVRAAWGSNIWLSMTVFGVLMAPGFHRLVRAIVSGIRNELYVDAARVSGLTLDRILGKHILVAIRAPIIIYAALAGVVVIGVQAGLDFLGLGDVTVPSWGTMLNEALVNLYIAPGLMLWPGIALGVVNAALILFGNSLRDALEDRPGVKARKRRRSAPKATDDVVPSPGADGDPELVPGSGTIPADSVLLVRNLQVGYPSEDGYKAVVKGISFGVRRGEVLGLVGESGSGKTQTAWSILGLLPTGGRILAGDVEIAGESVVGLPKKARRALLGQSVAYIPQEPMSNLDPTFRIGFQLVEPIRKQLGLGKAEATAKALAMLARVGIADPQRTFDSYPHQISGGMAQRVLIAGAVACDPDVLIADEPTTALDVTVQAEVLDLLRELQQEKGMAVVLVTHNFGVVADICDRVAVMKLGRIVEQNDVGELFAAPQHPYTRMLLDSGLENKTPRTRLLPSETAPLEEAAL from the coding sequence ATGAGCCCCCGTTCCGAACAAGTAACAGCAACGCCACCGGCCACCGGCAAGAGCGACGCCGCCCGCCGCCAAAGCCTCTGGCTCCGCATCGCCGGCTCACCCATGGCCGCGATCTCCCTGGCCGTCCTGGTCCTGGTGGTGCTGGCCGTCATTGCGGCACCGCTGCTGACATCCTTTGATCCCAACAGCGGCGACATCAGCAAGGCCCTGCTCCCGCCCGGGTCCGAGCATTGGCTCGGCACCGACAGTGCCGGCCGCGACGTCTTTGCCCGCATCGTCTACGGCGGGCGCACCACGCTGGGCGGTGCCGCGCTGGCGCTGGCCATCGCCGCCGCCATCGGCGTCACCACCGGCCTGTTCGCCGGCTACTTCGGCGGCAAGCTGGACGCCACCGTCGACTGGGTCAGCAACCTGCTCATCGCACTGCCGAACATCATGATCCTGCTGGCCGTGCGCGCAGCATGGGGCAGCAACATCTGGCTGAGCATGACCGTGTTCGGCGTGCTCATGGCGCCGGGCTTCCACCGCCTGGTCCGCGCCATTGTCAGCGGCATCCGCAACGAGCTCTACGTTGACGCGGCCCGCGTGTCCGGGCTGACCCTGGACCGCATCCTGGGCAAGCACATCCTCGTCGCCATCCGCGCACCCATCATCATTTACGCCGCACTGGCCGGCGTCGTCGTCATCGGCGTGCAGGCCGGCCTGGACTTCCTGGGCCTGGGCGACGTCACGGTGCCCAGCTGGGGCACCATGCTCAACGAAGCCCTCGTCAACCTCTACATCGCCCCGGGCCTCATGCTCTGGCCCGGCATCGCCCTGGGCGTGGTCAACGCAGCCCTGATCCTGTTCGGCAACAGCCTGCGCGACGCCCTTGAGGACCGTCCCGGAGTCAAGGCCCGCAAGCGCCGCCGTTCCGCACCCAAGGCAACGGACGACGTCGTGCCTTCCCCGGGCGCGGACGGCGACCCTGAGCTGGTCCCCGGCAGCGGGACGATTCCCGCCGACAGCGTGCTGCTGGTCCGCAACCTGCAGGTGGGGTACCCGTCGGAAGACGGCTACAAGGCCGTCGTGAAGGGGATCTCCTTCGGCGTCCGCCGCGGCGAGGTGCTGGGCCTGGTGGGTGAATCCGGCTCGGGCAAGACGCAGACCGCCTGGTCGATCCTGGGGCTGCTGCCCACGGGCGGGCGCATCCTGGCCGGCGACGTGGAAATTGCCGGCGAGTCCGTGGTGGGCCTGCCCAAGAAGGCGCGGCGCGCCCTGCTGGGCCAGTCCGTCGCTTACATTCCGCAGGAGCCCATGTCCAACCTGGACCCGACGTTCCGGATCGGCTTCCAGCTGGTGGAGCCCATCCGCAAGCAACTGGGCCTGGGCAAGGCCGAAGCCACGGCGAAGGCCCTGGCCATGCTGGCCCGGGTGGGGATCGCCGACCCGCAGCGCACATTTGATTCGTACCCGCACCAGATTTCCGGCGGCATGGCGCAGCGCGTGCTGATCGCCGGGGCCGTGGCGTGCGACCCCGACGTGTTGATCGCCGACGAACCCACCACGGCGCTGGATGTCACCGTCCAGGCTGAGGTGCTGGACCTGCTGCGCGAACTACAGCAGGAGAAGGGCATGGCCGTGGTCCTGGTGACCCACAACTTCGGCGTGGTGGCGGACATCTGCGACCGGGTGGCCGTGATGAAGCTGGGCCGGATCGTGGAACAAAACGACGTGGGGGAGCTCTTTGCCGCCCCGCAACACCCGTACACGCGCATGCTGTTGGACTCGGGGCTGGAAAACAAGACTCCCCGCACCCGGCTGCTCCCATCGGAAACGGCGCCCCTTGAGGAGGCAGCACTGTGA
- a CDS encoding MarR family winged helix-turn-helix transcriptional regulator, with product MTGRTFEQASDGCSAARLLQEVLLFNDALKHSICRQLQINETDFNALQHLTFGKALTPSELASRLCITSAASTALIDRLSARGQVMRTPNPSDRRSVLVHASPETVELVVTALRPHFKDSNERLNNTAPEEQQAVTAFLEDVLHSIHAGIDSLPATAAAKRRARS from the coding sequence ATGACAGGACGTACTTTCGAACAAGCCAGCGACGGTTGTTCAGCAGCCCGGTTGTTGCAGGAGGTCTTGCTCTTCAATGACGCACTCAAGCATTCAATCTGCAGGCAACTGCAGATCAACGAAACCGATTTCAATGCCCTGCAGCATCTGACCTTTGGAAAAGCGTTGACTCCGAGTGAATTAGCGTCAAGGCTGTGCATCACCTCGGCTGCGTCCACGGCACTTATTGACAGGTTAAGCGCACGAGGGCAGGTCATGCGCACGCCGAACCCCTCGGACCGGCGCAGCGTGCTGGTTCACGCCAGCCCAGAGACTGTGGAACTGGTGGTGACGGCGCTGCGTCCACATTTCAAAGATTCCAACGAACGACTGAACAACACAGCGCCGGAGGAACAACAAGCGGTTACGGCCTTTCTGGAAGACGTACTTCACTCGATCCATGCCGGGATCGATTCCCTCCCTGCGACCGCTGCCGCGAAACGGAGAGCACGATCATGA